The following are encoded together in the Hydractinia symbiolongicarpus strain clone_291-10 chromosome 14, HSymV2.1, whole genome shotgun sequence genome:
- the LOC130625098 gene encoding putative uncharacterized protein DDB_G0286901, producing MGRGNMGNRTTDMPKTNVGRGNMGNRTTDIPRTNMGRGIMRNRTTDMPRTNMGRRNMRNRTTDMPRTNMGRGNMGNRTTDMPRTNMGRGNMGNRTTDMPRTNMGRGIMRNRTTDMPRTNMGRRNMRNRTTDMPRTNMGRGNMGNRTTDMPKTNMGRGNMRNRTTDMPRTNMGRGNIRNRTTDMPRTNMGRGNMGNRTTDMPRTNMGRGNMGNRTTDMPRTNMGRRNTRNRTTDMPRTNMGRGNMGNRTTDTPRPNMGRGNMGNRTTDMPRTNMGRGNMGNRTTDMPRTNMGRGNMENRTTDIPRTNMGRGNMRNRTETNRGGSDN from the coding sequence ATGGGACGAGGAAATATGGGAAACCGAACTACCGACATGCCAAAAACAAATGTGGGACGAGGTAATATGGGAAACCGAACTACCGACATTCCCAGAACAAACATGGGACGAGGAATTATGAGAAACCGGACCACAGATATGCCCAGAACGAACATGGGACGAAGAAATATGAGAAACCGGACCACAGATATGCCCAGAACAAACATGGGACGAGGAAATATGGGAAATCGGACCACCGACATGCCCAGAACAAACATGGGACGAGGAAATATGGGAAACCGCACCACCGACATGCCCAGAACAAACATGGGACGAGGAATTATGAGAAACCGGACCACAGATATGCCCAGAACGAACATGGGACGAAGAAATATGAGAAACCGGACCACAGATATGCCCAGAACAAACATGGGACGAGGAAATATGGGAAACCGAACTACTGACATGCCCAAAACAAACATGGGACGAGGAAATATGAGAAACCGAACTACTGACATGCCCAGAACAAACATGGGACGAGGTAATATTAGAAACCGGACCACCGACATGCCCAGAACAAATATGGGACGAGGAAATATGGGAAACCGCACCACCGACATGCCCAGAACAAACATGGGACGAGGAAATATGGGAAACCGGACCACTGACATGCCCAGAACAAACATGGGACGAAGAAATACGAGAAACCGGACCACGGATATGCCCAGAACAAACATGGGAAGAGGAAATATGGGAAACCGAACTACTGACACGCCCAGACCAAATATGGGACGAGGAAATATGGGAAACCGCACCACCGACATGCCCAGAACAAACATGGGACGAGGAAATATGGGAAACCGGACCACCGACATGCCCAGAACAAACATGGGACGAGGAAATATGGAAAACCGAACTACTGATATACCCAGAACAAACATGGGACGAGGAAATATGAGAAACCGGACCGAAACAAATAGGGGAGGAAGTGACAATTAG
- the LOC130625851 gene encoding N66 matrix protein-like, with product MNNFLTPLMFSSMCLAFATTEMPRTNIGRGNMENRTTDMPRTNMGRGNMGNQTIDLPRINMGRGNMGNRLNKSKINRGRGNMRNQTTDMPRTNMGRGNMGNLFNKSKINRGRGNMRNQTTDMPRTNMGRGNMRNQTKTNIGRSDN from the exons ATGAATAACTTTCTCACTCCCCTGATGTTTTCAAGCATGTGTC TTGCTTTCGCTACTACAGAAATGCCCAGAACAAACATTGGACGAGGAAATATGGAAAACCGAACAACAGATATGCCCAGAACAAACATGGGACGAGGAAATATGGGAAATCAGACCATTGACTTGCCCAGAATAAATATGGGGCGAGGAAATATGGGAAACCGACTCAACAAATCGAAAATAAATAGGGGACGAGGTAATATGAGAAATCAGACCACCGACATGCCCAGAACAAATATGGGACGAGGAAATATGGGAAACCTGTTCAACAAATCGAAAATAAATAGGGGACGAGGTAATATGAGAAATCAGACCACCGACATGCCCAGAACAAATATGGGACGAGGAAATATGCGAAACcagacaaaaacaaatattggACGGAGTGACAATTAG